In Centropristis striata isolate RG_2023a ecotype Rhode Island chromosome 15, C.striata_1.0, whole genome shotgun sequence, a genomic segment contains:
- the LOC131986598 gene encoding claudin-like protein ZF-A89, translating into MASLGLQILGVGLAVLGWIGTILICMLPLWKVSAFIGNNIVVAQAIWEGLWMSCVVQSTGQMQCKMHDSLLGLPPDLQAARAMVVISILFSLFGLLLSVVGAKCTTCVGDKATKARVAISGGVFFLLSGALCLVTVSLPANTIIKDFYNPLVPDAQRRELGACLYVGWGASGLLLIGGALLCCQCPSREGRYNGAKYSAPKSTTPGKEFV; encoded by the coding sequence ATGGCGTCTTTAGGGCTGCAGATCCTGGGCGTGGGGCTGGCGGTGCTCGGCTGGATTGGAACCATCCTGATCTGCATGCTGCCCCTGTGGAAAGTCTCTGCTTTCATTGGGAACAACATCGTGGTGGCTCAGGCCATCTGGGAGGGCCTGTGGATGAGCTGCGTGGTGCAGAGCACCGGCCAGATGCAGTGCAAGATGCACGACTCGCTGCTGGGGCTGCCCCCGGACCTGCAGGCCGCCCGCGCCATGGTGGTCATCTCCATCCTCTTCTCCCTGTTCGGCCTGCTGCTGTCTGTCGTCGGAGCGAAGTGCACCACCTGCGTCGGGGACAAGGCGACCAAAGCCAGAGTGGCCATCTCTGGGGGGGTCTTCTTCTTGCTGAGTGGAGCTCTGTGTCTGGTGACCGTGTCTCTGCCTGCCAACACCATCATAAAGGACTTCTACAACCCCCTGGTGCCGGACGCCCAGAGGAGGGAGCTGGGAGCGTGTTTGTACGTGGGCTGGGGAGCGTCTGGACTGCTGCTGATCGGAGGCGCTCTGCTCTGCTGCCAGTGCCCGTCAAGAGAAGGTCGATATAACGGAGCAAAGTACTCTGCACCCAAATCCACAACGCCGGGGAAGGAGTTCGTCTGA